The nucleotide window GACGGAACACAAGCTCCGGTCATGTATAAAGGCTGGATCCTTGTGAAAAACAGAGAATAAATTTTATTCAAAGAATTCATTTTAAACACGGCAATTTTGCCGTGTTTTTTATTGCCGGTGAGAGAACAGGCGGAAACTTCGCATAAAATTTCTAAATTTGTAAATATTTAAAATCCAGTAAAAATGAAAAAACAATTACTCCTTTTCTTTCTTCTGGTACTTTCGTTAGGGAATCTCCGTGCACAGTTTGATACTGATCATTACATTGCGCCCTATTTTGCAAGTACCACCGGCTATACGCACGGACTTTACTTTTCAACAAAATCAACTACGCCATTTAACGTAGAAATCTATAACAACGGCACGGTAGTGCACACGATTACAGGTTTGAGCAAAAACAATCCTCAGGTCTGGATTATGACTACTGCACAAGCTCAGCAATATATTTTTGCAAGTGCAGACGCAGATGCACTGGTTGTTACCAACCGCGGACTTTATACAAAAGCAGTGGGCACAGCCAATGATATGCGCTATTTTGTTTCGTTGAGACTCAGACAGTCAGCGCATGGTGAATTCCTTACCTCAAAAGGAAAAGCGGGACTTGGTCTTCAGTTTTATGCGGCACCTGCCCCACTGACTTACAACTCGTCTTCAATGAACTTTACTGCGGGAGTTCTGGCTACGGAAAATAATACAACTGTTACCGTAAGCGGATATAATGCGGGCATTAGGTTTGTAAACGGACCTGCTGCCAATACACCACCTTCTTATACATTTACACTGAACAAAGGTCAGTCTGTTCTTATTGCCGGAGAAGCTAATTTCGCCGCAAACCAGACAGGCTTCATTGGTGCCAAAATTACTGCGGATAAACCTATTTCCATGACCAATGGTAATGCCAACGGCATGTTCGGTACCGCCAATACCACTTCAGGTTCCGATCTCATCCTGGACCAAAGTGTCCCGGTAGAAAGGCTGGGTAATACCTTTGCCATGGTGCGGAGTTTAACTTACCTGGCAGACGCTTCAAACGTAGAAGGCGGACTTGTAGTAGCTAAGGAAGACAATACACAGATTTTCCTGAACGGCTCGGCTACAGCAGCGGCAACAATCAACGAAGGTGAGTATTACCGAATCCTAAGCAACAACTACATTAACCAGGGTAATAATCATTACAATATGTACATCAGTACTTCCAAGCCGGTTTATCTTTACCAGCTTTTGGGAACAGGTACTTCTGCTGCCGGTACCAATACGGCAGGATATAACTATATACCGCCATTGAGCTGCTATATGCCGCGCGAAGTGGACGAAATTGGCTTCATTAACCAGATGCCGAGTCATACCGGCTCCATCAATATGAAACTTAACATTCTGACGGAATCAGGTGCTACAGTAACCGTGAATGGTGTTACACCAACAGCTGTTCAGGGTCCTTATCCTGTTACAGGGAATCCTAACTGGGTTTCTTATGATGTTCCCAACGTAACCGGAAATCTTACGATCGTTTCCAACAAGGCGCTTACTGCCGGTATCAACGGAGGATATTCTACGGCCGGATACGGAGGGTATTTCGCTGGGTTTTCTTCTGTACCTGCTATTGTAAAGCAAACAGGCGAGTGTATACCGGGTCTTATTCTTGCTGTAGATGATATTTATGAAACCTATCAGTGGTTCCTGAACGGAAACCCTATCGCAGGTGCAAATACTTTCCAGTATAGCCCTACGGTACCGGGTGTCTATACCTGTACAGTAAGTATTTCGGGATGTGCTCCTGTAACTACACCTGAGTATGAAGTTTTCCCATGTCCTGTAAATACAACACTTGATGTTAATGTTTGCGGCGGAAGGACTTTTGATGTTGAATTCAGCAGCTCTACACAAACAGTGGACCTCAATTCCATTGTGATTACCAGCCAACCGGCAAACGGTACCGTGGCTGTTGATAATTTAAACGGAACCATCACCTACACGCCAAATGCGGGTTATTTAGGGCCGGATACTTTTACTTACGCTTTCCAAAGTACAGTTCCTGTTTTCTTTGACAGCGAATCTGTAACAGTAAATATCAATGTCGTTCTGCTGGAAACAACAGATGATGCGCTGATTGCCTGTCCGTTTAACGGCGTGGCAACCTATGACCTTACCACCACGGATGTTACCAATTATCCGGGAGCTGCATTTAATTACTATCCGACTCTTACAGATGCGCAGAACGGTACGAATGAAATCCTGGTACCAGCTGCCTATGTGTCAGCAGCAGGAAATGTTTTTGTTAAAGTAACCACACCCGAAGGATGTGTGGACTATGCCACAATCACACTGTCATTCTATGACCAGCCCGCATTAAATGATGCGGTAATGGAGTCATGCTTTATTGCGAGCTCACCGGTTACAGGAGAATTTGACCTTAGTACTGCGAATGTCGGAGGCGGAATTGGAGCTACCAAACACTATTTCCCATCCCTGACCGATGCACTTAACAACACCAATCAGATCCAGAATCCGTTTGTTTACCTGAGTTCAAGCACAGAGGTCTTCGTACGGGTTTATACCGCCAACGGCTGTTACGGAATCGCCAAGATTACTCTTAATGTAATTCTGCCAAACTACTCCTCCGTACTTCAGGATAAAGTGATCTGTATTGAAGATAAAACCACACTAGATGCAGGCCCCGGTTTTGAAGCTTATGAGTGGAGCACAGGTGCTACAACACAAACAATCTCCAACGTGGGTGTAGGTGAATATTGGGTAATACTCACCACGGACGGATGTAAAACCAAGCAAACCGTTAGGGTTCATAAGGCTCCGGAAGTAATCATCAATAACATTGATATCAATAACAATACGGTAACCTTAACAGTGACAGGCGGGCAGCTTCCATACCAGTATTCTGCTGACGGGATAAACTGGCAGGATTCCAATATCTTCACTGAAGTACCGAGAGGTCAGAATACTTTCTATGTGAAAGATGCGCTGGATTGTGTACCGGTTGCAGTGGAAATTACTGTTCCTAATCTGGTGAACGTGATTACGCCAAATTCAGACGGCGTTAATGATTATGTGGATTATTCAGCACTGCGTTATAAGAAAAACCTGACTTTCTCCGTATATGACAGATATGGAATCAAAGTTCACGAGGGAAATAAAAATAACGACTACCGCTGGGACGGACGTGTGGCCGACAAGAAGGTTAGCACAGGAACTTACTGGTACCATATTTCATGGACTGAGCCGGATGCCACCTCTGCTCCGGTAACTTACAAAGGATGGATACTTGTAAAGAACAGAGAATAAATTAATCATTTACATTATAAGAACACGGCAGACTTGCCGTGTTTTTTTTGCTTAAAACATTGAGAATGATATATATAATTTCTAAATTTGTATGACATCCATCATTTCAATGAAAAAAATTCTATCTCTTTTCCTTGTATTTCTGATGTTTTCATCTGTATCTGCCCAGCTGGACCGGGAGCACTGGTTTGCTCCGATGGTAGACCGGACCGGTAATCCTAACCC belongs to Chryseobacterium sp. and includes:
- a CDS encoding T9SS type B sorting domain-containing protein, which produces MKKQLLLFFLLVLSLGNLRAQFDTDHYIAPYFASTTGYTHGLYFSTKSTTPFNVEIYNNGTVVHTITGLSKNNPQVWIMTTAQAQQYIFASADADALVVTNRGLYTKAVGTANDMRYFVSLRLRQSAHGEFLTSKGKAGLGLQFYAAPAPLTYNSSSMNFTAGVLATENNTTVTVSGYNAGIRFVNGPAANTPPSYTFTLNKGQSVLIAGEANFAANQTGFIGAKITADKPISMTNGNANGMFGTANTTSGSDLILDQSVPVERLGNTFAMVRSLTYLADASNVEGGLVVAKEDNTQIFLNGSATAAATINEGEYYRILSNNYINQGNNHYNMYISTSKPVYLYQLLGTGTSAAGTNTAGYNYIPPLSCYMPREVDEIGFINQMPSHTGSINMKLNILTESGATVTVNGVTPTAVQGPYPVTGNPNWVSYDVPNVTGNLTIVSNKALTAGINGGYSTAGYGGYFAGFSSVPAIVKQTGECIPGLILAVDDIYETYQWFLNGNPIAGANTFQYSPTVPGVYTCTVSISGCAPVTTPEYEVFPCPVNTTLDVNVCGGRTFDVEFSSSTQTVDLNSIVITSQPANGTVAVDNLNGTITYTPNAGYLGPDTFTYAFQSTVPVFFDSESVTVNINVVLLETTDDALIACPFNGVATYDLTTTDVTNYPGAAFNYYPTLTDAQNGTNEILVPAAYVSAAGNVFVKVTTPEGCVDYATITLSFYDQPALNDAVMESCFIASSPVTGEFDLSTANVGGGIGATKHYFPSLTDALNNTNQIQNPFVYLSSSTEVFVRVYTANGCYGIAKITLNVILPNYSSVLQDKVICIEDKTTLDAGPGFEAYEWSTGATTQTISNVGVGEYWVILTTDGCKTKQTVRVHKAPEVIINNIDINNNTVTLTVTGGQLPYQYSADGINWQDSNIFTEVPRGQNTFYVKDALDCVPVAVEITVPNLVNVITPNSDGVNDYVDYSALRYKKNLTFSVYDRYGIKVHEGNKNNDYRWDGRVADKKVSTGTYWYHISWTEPDATSAPVTYKGWILVKNRE